GGCAGCTTTTTTTCGATCTCTACGATCTTTTGAGCATCTTTTACGATACCAGGCATGGCTTTTTCTACTTCCAGTACCTTTTGACCTGCAGCTTGTATCGCCGGAAGATTTTTCTCCAGCGTGAAAATGCCATTCTCCATTTTGCGCAAAGTAGGAAGCTGGGCATTGATCTCAACTCCGGCTTCCTTCAATTTGGTTAGAACAGCCTCACTGACGGCTTCCGTGAAATTTTCATTAATTTGTGTTGTAATCGCAGATACACCAGAGCCTGTGATTTTTGGAGCGATGGCATTAACCTTCTCGTTAACGGTATAGATTACCTCTGGGCGCTCCAGCTTCCCGTCAACGATACCTGTAATTTTGGTTGAAAAGTCCCCGGGAATGAGGAGGCTTGCATAATACTCTCCTGTTTGCACACCACGATCAGCCTCAGCCTGGTCCACAAAAGTCCATCCTAGCTTTTCGTTGTGTTTCAGACTGGACACCAGTTCGTCTCCAATATTAACGTTAGTTCCTGCAACAGTAGCACCCTTGTCCTCGGTTGTCACCGCAATTTTGATCCCTTGGGTATTACTGTACGGGTCCCATACGGATTTCACGTTGACCCAGTCATATACTCCGGGCAGTAAAATAATAGCTACAATTAGAAATATACCTGTGGGAACCTTCAAAATATGTAACCAGTCTGTTTTGTAAACTTGCCAAATGTGACGCATAACTTCCTCCTAAATGTAAATAAATGTAGGTCTTATCTTATTTCTATGTCGCGTATTTGTAAATCCTTATGTATATCGGCTTTATTGAAGCATCAATGAATTGTTTCATGTTTATAAACTTTACCCATTTCACTAGGTACTAATGCAGAGCCTTCATGTATTTCATGTTTCTGGACGTTGAACTCTATAATTAGACTCTGTTCCAACGTTGAATATAGGCAGAGGATTATTTTGGCTGTAAGATTCTCCGCAATTTCCTATGGATAAATATGCAGAATTATTGTATAATTATGAATAACGAATGAAATGTGATGTGTTTGGATGTTTTTCAGCCGAACTGCTGATTCTAAGGGGAATACAGTAGGGGAATTTCGCCTGTGATGTTGAGGTGTTGACAGAGGGTTGTCTTTCTGTCATAATTCATGAAGACAAACGGACATATTGAGTATAGAACCCTGTGAGGTCCTTCAATATGAACGACATGAATAGCACCTTTAAATCAGTCCCGTGAGACTGGCAAGGTAACGTGAACGATACATCGTTTTTTTGCTGCGGCAAATGAAGCGATGCATCCCGAGAGTAAACTTTCTTCAGAGCGGTCTGAAGTTCGGAGACTCCTTGCCAATAAACACGGCAAGGAGTCTTTTTTGTTCTCCTCGTCACGGGGCCATGATCTGAAAGGTAAATCCTGAGGAGGCTGAACGCATGAGCACAGAGACACATGTCATTATGGATGAAACCGCGATCCGCCGCGCATTAACACGGATTGCCCATGAGATTTTGGAGAAAAACAAAGGCATTGAGGGCTGTGTACTGATCGGCATTCGAACACGGGGTGTATACCTCGCAGAACGGATCGCTGCCAAGATTGAAGAAATCGAAGGTACACCGATCCCTTGGGGAGAGCTCGATGTGACCCCTTATCGCGATGATCGCTTGGATGAGAACAAAGCGAATCGCAAGGAACTGTTGACGATGACACCTGAATCACTTTCGATTCATAACAAAAAAGTGATTTTGTTCGATGATGTGCTCTATACCGGACGGACGATTCGCGCAGCGATGGATGCCCTGATGGACTGTGGAAGACCACAGAACATTCAACTGGCGGTTCTCGCAGATCGCGGACACCGGGAACTTCCGATTCGACCTGATTTTATCGGCAAAAATGTGCCGACTTCCAAATCAGAGGAGATCGAGGTTGCACTGATGGAAACGGACGGACAGGACGAAGTCAAGATCATCCAGAACCGGGGGGAACAAGCATGATGATTACACAACCAGCATTGAAGGACCGGAGCTTGCTTGGCCTTAAGGACCTTAGTCGAGATGAGATCGAATCCATTCTGAACAGAGCAGCACACTGGGAAGCGCAGAAGGAGAAACTGGTTCCTGTACTGGAATCCCACTTCGTAGCTAACATGTTCTTCGAGAACAGCACGCGTACTCGCTTCTCATTTGAGATGGCGGAAAAACGTCTGGGTGCACAAGTGCTAAACTTCACGGCGGCTGCATCAAGCGTGGAGAAAGGTGAATCCATCTATGATACGGTACGCACACTGGAGTCCATGGGCATTGACGCAGGGGTGATCCGGTTGAAACCTTCCGGTGTTCTGCAACAACTGGCTCAGAAAGTGAATGTTCCACTAGTGAACGCCGGAGACGGGAATAACGAGCATCCTACACAGGCGCTGCTGGATCTCTACACGATGCGGAAGGCTTTCGGTGAGCTGAAAGGTTTGCGAGTGTCGATCATTGGAGATATCCTGCACAGCCGTGTAGCTCGCTCGAATCTGTGGGCACTGCAAAAGTTTGGTGCAGATGTGCGCTTCTGCGCACCGCAAACGATGCAGGCACCGGAGCTGGCAGAACACGCACCTTATGTAGGTCTGGAAGAAGCACTCAATGCGGATGTAGTCATGATGCTCCGAGTTCAACTGGAACGTCATAAACACGGCCTGATTACTTCGGCTGAGGATTATCGCGAACACTACGGATTGACGGAAGAACGGGCGTCACGCCTGAAACCAAGCACAATCATTATGCACCCTGCTCCTGTGAACCGAAATGTCGAGGTGGATGACGCGGTAGTGGAGAGCGCAGCATCGCGGATCTTCCCGCAGATGGCAAACGGTGTTCCAATCCGCATGGCGGTCATGGAACGTGCGATGAAACTGTAACAGGGTCTGGCTGTGGGTCATAGGCTGACGGGACGGAAGTTCTTATAGAGCAATGTGAGGGTACACGATAAAGAAAATCATCCGGCTTGCCCGGCAAGCCGGACAGAACCGAAGCGGAGGGCAATTATGCTACAGATTATAAAGAACGCGAACATCTTGAATCAACAAGGGGAACTTGAACGGAAAACGATCATTATAGATGAAGGAAAAATTCAAAAGATCGCTGGAGTGGAAGACGAAGCGGTATTGAAAGCAGAGCAATCAGCGCATAGCGTAACGGATGCTTCAGGCAAACTGGTCATTCCCGGTTTGATTGATATGCACGTGCATCTGCGTGAACCTGGATTCGAGCATAAAGAGACGATCGAGACGGGTGCCCGTTCGGCAGCACAAGGCGGTTTTACAACGATTGCATGTATGCCGAACACAAGACCGGTAACCGACAGCGCGGATGTCGTTAAGCTGGTTTTGGATAAAGCCAAAGAAGCCGACCTGGTAAAAGTACTGCCTTATGCAGCTATTACGAAGAACGAGCTTGGACGTGAGCTTACGGATTTCGCCGCATTGAAAGAAGCGGGTGCGATTGGATTCACGGATGATGGTGTGGGCGTTCAAAACGCTCAAATGATGAAAGATGCCATGAGCCTCGCAGCAAGCATGGATATGCCAGTCATCGCTCACTGCGAAGACGACTCATTGGTAGTTGGCGGATATGTGACAGAAGGCGAGTTTTCGAAGCGTCAGGGTATCAAAGGTATCCCGAATGAATCCGAGGCCATCCACGTAGGCCGGGATATCCTGCTTGCAGAAGCAACGGGAGTTCACTACCATGTCTGCCACGTAAGTACGGAGCAGTCGGTTCGCTTGATTCGCCTGGCAAAGTCCATCGGTATTAAAGTAACTGCTGAGGTATGTCCGCACCATCTGGTATTGTCGGATGAAGATATTCCGGGCATGGATGCCAACTGGAAGATGAACCCGCCTCTTCGCTCACCACGCGATGTGCAAGCTTGTATCGAAGGTTTGCTGGACGGAACGCTGGACATGATCGTTACCGATCACGCCCCGCATAGCGAAGAAGAGAAAGCAAAAGGCATGGAGCTGGCACCATTCGGCATCGTTGGATTCGAAACAGCCTTCCCGCTGCTGTACACGAAGTTTGTGGAAACAGGGCTTTGGAGCCTGGACTTCCTCGTGAAACGCATGACAGCTGATCCGGCTCGGGTATTCCGGCTGGATACTGGCAAGCTGGAAGAGGGAGCACCAGCGGATATCACGATGATTGACCTGAACGAGGAAAAAGCGGTTGATCCTGCAACGTTCGCAACCAAAGGAAGAAACACTCCATTCACAGGCTGGAAGTTAAAAGGATGGCCGGTACAGACATGGGTGGACGGGAAAAGCGTGTGGAACAACACGGTACAACAGTAAATCAGTAACTTATTAGATCAATAAATCAATAAACTTTACCTCTTTAATTCTTTTAAAACAACAAGGCTTTATAACTCTAAATCTACAACCTATGCAAAACAACATCTTTAAAACTAACTCGAGGCAAACCATGCCGAGAGTCAAACATACGAAACAAAGAAAAGTTGAATAATGCTTTTGAACATGGACACCAACGTAACTGTGGAGTGGGCAGAAAGAACCCGAAGAAGCAAAGCGTTCGCCTTTATCACCGGATTACTCCATTTGAAGAATGGGATCAAAGTAATCCGGGGATAACAGCGATCAAAGGGTTTTCTGCCCACGGAGCCGCACCAAACGTAACGTCCCCCATGTTCAACTCAAAGTATTCAACGTTGATAAACACAGAGGAGTGAAATGGGATGCAGGCACAGGCAAGATTATTGTTGGAAGACGGCACACTGTTCACCGGGAAAGCATTCGGTGCTGAAGGTGAAACAACAGGTGAGGTCGTTTTTAATACGGGAATTACAGGCTATCAAGAGGTGCTTTCGGATCCTTCTTATTGCGGTCAAATCGTAACCATGACGTATCCACTGATTGGTAACTACGGCATTACGCGTGACGACTTCGAGTCGATTCGTCCGTTCGTACACGGTTTTGTGGTACGTCGTCATGAGCCGACGCCAAGTAACTGGCGTGCGGAATACAGCGTAGACGATTTGCTTAAAGAGTATGGCATCGTAGGGATCAGCGAGATTGATACACGGATGCTGACTCGCCGGATTCGTCACCACGGCACAATGAAAGGAATTCTCACAACAGGATCGAAACCTGTGGAAGAGTTGCTGGAGATGATGGGAGACACCAGCATCGCTGAGCTGCGTAACCAGGTTCCTATGACTTCTACTCAACATGTTTACAACAGCCCGGGAACGGCTGAACGCATTGTATTGGTTGACTACGGTGCAAAAACAGGGATTTTGCGTGAACTCAGCAAACGTAACTGTGACGTTGTCGTAGTTCCGCATGATGTAACAGCGGACGAAATCCGCCGCATGAACCCGGATGGTATTCAGCTGTCCAACGGCCCTGGGGACCCGAAAGACGTTCCTCACGCAGTTAAAATGATCAGTGAACTGCTCGGCGAATTTCCGATCTTCGGAATCTGCCTGGGTCACCAACTGTTCGCACTTGCAGCAGGAGCCGATACAGAGAAACTCAAGTTTGGACACCGCGGCGGAAACCACCCGGTTAAAGAACTGGAGAGCGGACGTTGCTTCATCACATCCCAGAACCACGGTTACACTGTTAATGAAGAATCCGTGAAAAATACGGACCTTGAAGTGACACATATCAACAATAATGATAAGACCATCGAAGGTCTGAAACATAAAACATTCCCGGCGTTTTCGGTTCAGTACCACCCGGAAGCAGCGCCAGGACCATATGATAACAGCTATCTGTTCGACCGCTTTATCGAGATGATTCGGGAGCACAAGATTACTCACCCGCAACAGCCGCGTCAAGCCGTACTGGCAGCCGCAGTGAAAGGAGCACAATAACATGCCGATTAACAAAGATCTCAAAAAAATCCTGGTGATTGGTTCAGGTCCAATCGTCATCGGTCAAGCGGCCGAGTTCGACTATGCCGGTACACAAGCATGCCAGGCACTGAAAGAAGAAGGCGTGGAAGTTGTACTCATCAACAGCAACCCGGCTACGATTATGACGGATACCAACATGGCTGACAAAGTATATATCGAGCCAATCACACTGGATTTTGTAACGCAAATTATTCGCCAGGAACGTCCAGACGGTTTGCTGCCTACCCTTGGCGGTCAAACGGGTCTGAACATGGCTGTAGAACTGGCACGTGCCGGCGTCCTTGAACGTGAGAATGTCAAATTGCTTGGAACACAGCTCACATCCATTGAGAAAGCGGAAGACCGTGACTTGTTCCGTGATCTGATGCGCGAACTGGAGCAGCCTGTGCCTGAGAGTGTCATCGTAACAACACTTGAGGAATCACTTGATTTTGCGAATGAGATTGGTTATCCAATCATCGTCCGTCCAGCCTACACGCTCGGCGGAACAGGCGGCGGGATCTGTGCCAACGAAGAAGAGCTGCGCGAGACAGTTGTAGCAGGTATTCGTTATAGCCCGATCGGTCAATGTTTGGTCGAGAAGAGCATCGCAGGCATGAAGGAAGTCGAGTATGAGGTTATGCGTGACAAAAACGATAACTGTATCGTAGTCTGCAACATGGAAAACTTTGACCCGGTAGGTGTTCATACAGGTGACAGTATCGTTGTGGCACCAAGCCAGACGTTGTCTGACCGTGAATATCAAATGCTGCGCTCAGCTTCCCTGAAAATCATCCGTGCCCTCAACATCGAAGGTGGATGTAACGTACAGTTTGCGCTTGATCCACACAGCTTCCAATACTATGTTATCGAAGTTAACCCACGGGTAAGCCGCTCTTCGGCACTAGCTTCCAAAGCAACGGGCTATCCAATTGCCAAGATGGCTGCCAAAATTGCCATGGGTTACACACTGGACGAAATCGTGAACCCGGTAACGGGCCAAACGTATGCATGCTTTGAGCCAACACTGGACTATATCGTGTGCAAAATCCCACGCTGGCCGTTCGACAAGTTTATCTCGGCAAACCGCAAACTGGGTACACAGATGAAAGCGACAGGCGAAGTTATGGCGATTGGCCGGACATTCGAAGAGTCGATTCATAAAGCTGTACGTTCCCTGGAAATCGGCGTACACCGTCTGTATCTGAAAGATGCCGAAACACTGGATGAAGAAACGCTGAACGAGCGTTTGGTCAAAGCCGACGATGAGCGTATCTTCCTGCTTGCTGAAGCCTTCCGTAGAGGTTATACATTGCAACAGCTTCAGGATCTGACGAAGATTGACTGGTGGTTCCTGGATAAACTCGAAGGGCTGATTCGCTTCGAAGATCGCATTCGCGAGGAATCCGAATTGTCCTCCGAAACTCTCTATCAAGCGAAGCGTCTTGGCTTCACAGACCGTGCTATTGCTGAGCTGCGTGCTGAAGGTCAACCAGGAGGTACGCTAACGAAAGAAGCTGAAGTCAGAGCACGTCGTGAAGAGGAAAACCTTCGCCCAGTCTACAAAATGGTAGATACATGCGCAGCTGAATTTGAAGCAACAACGCCATATTACTACTCTACTTACGAAACTGAGAATGAAGTCATTCCTTCAGATAAGAAAAAAGTAGTTGTACTTGGTTCGGGTCCAATCCGGATCGGTCAAGGGATTGAGTTTGACTACTCGACAGTACACGCAGTATGGGCTCTGCAAAAAGCAGGCTATGAAGCAGTTATCATCAATAACAACCCGGAGACCGTGTCTACGGACTTTAATACATCGGATCGCTTGTACTTTGAACCTCTGTTCTTCGAAGATGTCATGAACGTTATCGAACAAGAACAGCCTGTAGGGGTTATCGTACAGTTTGGTGGTCAAACGGCAATCAACCTGGCAGCACCACTGCGTGCCGCTGGTGTAACGATTCTCGGAACAGATCTGGAAAACATTGATGAGGCAGAGGATCGCAAGAAGTTCGAGCATTTGCTCTCCCGTCTGGAAATTGCACAACCAAAAGGCAAAACAGTCATTTCGGTAGATGATGCAGTTGAAACGGCTCAAAGTCTGGGCTACCCGGTACTGGTTCGTCCTTCCTATGTACTCGGCGGTCGTGCGATGGAGATTGTATACTCCGATGCAGAATTGCTGACATATATGGAGCAGGCGGTTAAAATCAATCCGGAGCATCCGGTCCTGATCGATCGTTACATGATGGGTAAAGAGGTTGAGGTTGACGCGATCTGTGATGGTGAAACGGTATTGATTCCGGGCATCATGGAGCATATCGAGCGCGCAGGTGTTCACTCCGGTGACTCCATCGCGGTTTATCCGCCACAGCACCTGTCCCAGGATCTGAAAGAGAAAATTGTAGAGATTACAATCAAGATTGCAAAAGAACTGAAAACGATCGGTTTGGTTAACATCCAGTTTGTTATCCATGAGGGTCAAGTGTACATCATCGAGGTGAACCCGCGTTCATCCCGTACAGTTCCTTTCTTGAGCAAAGTAACCAACATTCCGATGGCGAACCTGGCAACACAAGCCATTCTGGGTGTGAAGCTGAAAGACCTCGGATATGTCGACGGTCTATGGCCTGAATCGGATCATGTTTCCGTCAAAGTTCCGGTCTTCTCCTTCGCGAAGCTGCGTCGTGTGGAACCAACGCTTGGACCTGAGATGAAATCCACAGGTGAGGTTATGGGTCGTGACCCGAATTACGCCAAAGCGTTGTTCAAAGGTCTTATCGGTGCAGGCATGAAGATCCCGGCCACCGGAGCAATCGTGGTAACGGTAGCGGACAAAGACAAAGAGGAAGCTGTTCCACTGCTTGAAGGTTTCTATAGACTGGGATACAAAATCATGGCTACCGGAGGCACGGCAGCTGCGCTTGAAGCAGCGAACATTCCGGTGACGACGGTGAACAAATTAAGTGAAGGTTCGCCGAACATTCTCGATATGATTCGCAGCGGCGAAGCAAACTTTGTGTTCAACACGCTGACCAAAGGCAAAACTCCGCAGCGTGACGGATTCCGTATTCGTCGTGAGGCGGTAGAGAACGGTATTGTATGTATGACTTCACTGGATACGATCCGTGCCCTGTTGATCATGCTGCAAACGATCAACTTCTCCTCTGAGGCTATGCCAGCACTTGTAAAATAAATAAGACGATTTGTCACTGATCAAGGACATCAGTCAGCCTTCGGGCTGGCGGGATGTCCTTTATATCGGGCAAAAACGGAAAAATCAAGCTTTTGGAAGGAGCGCTGGAATATGAATCACCCGAATTTCAACGAAATGGCTGGCCGTCTGATGGTGGCACTCGATTATCCCGGAGCAGAGCAAGCACAGAAATTGGTACAAGCCTTAGAAGGCATTCCATGTTATCTGAAGGTGGGCATGCAGCTCTTTTACGCCGCTGGCCCGGACTTCATTCGCGAGCTGAAATCGAAGGGATACTCGGTATTCCTTGATGTGAAAATGCATGATATTCCAAACACGGTCCGTGGGGGTGCTGAAAGCATCACCCGATTGGGTGTGGACATGTTTAATGTGCATGCAGCTGGAGGTACAAGCATGATGCGTGCCGCCCGTGAAGGTGCAGAGGCGGCTCTGGCTGCTGATCCTTCTCTTCGCAGACCTGAGATTATTGCGGTTACCCAGCTGACCAGTACAAGTCAGGAAACGATGAATACCGAGATCGGCATCCAGGGCAGCGTTGAGGCAGCAGTAGTCCGTTATGCAGGACTGGCTCGTGAGGCAGGTCTCGATGGCGTCGTTGCTTCCCCGCTGGAAGTACCGGCAATCCGCGCAGCCTGTGGCAGTGATTTTCACACGGTCACACCCGGCATCCGCCCAGCAGGAAGCGGCCTGGGAGACCAGACTCGTGTCCTGACGCCGGGTGAAGCTATTGCCAGAGGCAGCCATTACATCGTTGTAGGTAGACCAATTAC
Above is a window of Paenibacillus sp. E222 DNA encoding:
- the carA gene encoding glutamine-hydrolyzing carbamoyl-phosphate synthase small subunit — translated: MQAQARLLLEDGTLFTGKAFGAEGETTGEVVFNTGITGYQEVLSDPSYCGQIVTMTYPLIGNYGITRDDFESIRPFVHGFVVRRHEPTPSNWRAEYSVDDLLKEYGIVGISEIDTRMLTRRIRHHGTMKGILTTGSKPVEELLEMMGDTSIAELRNQVPMTSTQHVYNSPGTAERIVLVDYGAKTGILRELSKRNCDVVVVPHDVTADEIRRMNPDGIQLSNGPGDPKDVPHAVKMISELLGEFPIFGICLGHQLFALAAGADTEKLKFGHRGGNHPVKELESGRCFITSQNHGYTVNEESVKNTDLEVTHINNNDKTIEGLKHKTFPAFSVQYHPEAAPGPYDNSYLFDRFIEMIREHKITHPQQPRQAVLAAAVKGAQ
- a CDS encoding aspartate carbamoyltransferase catalytic subunit, which encodes MITQPALKDRSLLGLKDLSRDEIESILNRAAHWEAQKEKLVPVLESHFVANMFFENSTRTRFSFEMAEKRLGAQVLNFTAAASSVEKGESIYDTVRTLESMGIDAGVIRLKPSGVLQQLAQKVNVPLVNAGDGNNEHPTQALLDLYTMRKAFGELKGLRVSIIGDILHSRVARSNLWALQKFGADVRFCAPQTMQAPELAEHAPYVGLEEALNADVVMMLRVQLERHKHGLITSAEDYREHYGLTEERASRLKPSTIIMHPAPVNRNVEVDDAVVESAASRIFPQMANGVPIRMAVMERAMKL
- a CDS encoding dihydroorotase yields the protein MLQIIKNANILNQQGELERKTIIIDEGKIQKIAGVEDEAVLKAEQSAHSVTDASGKLVIPGLIDMHVHLREPGFEHKETIETGARSAAQGGFTTIACMPNTRPVTDSADVVKLVLDKAKEADLVKVLPYAAITKNELGRELTDFAALKEAGAIGFTDDGVGVQNAQMMKDAMSLAASMDMPVIAHCEDDSLVVGGYVTEGEFSKRQGIKGIPNESEAIHVGRDILLAEATGVHYHVCHVSTEQSVRLIRLAKSIGIKVTAEVCPHHLVLSDEDIPGMDANWKMNPPLRSPRDVQACIEGLLDGTLDMIVTDHAPHSEEEKAKGMELAPFGIVGFETAFPLLYTKFVETGLWSLDFLVKRMTADPARVFRLDTGKLEEGAPADITMIDLNEEKAVDPATFATKGRNTPFTGWKLKGWPVQTWVDGKSVWNNTVQQ
- the pyrF gene encoding orotidine-5'-phosphate decarboxylase codes for the protein MNHPNFNEMAGRLMVALDYPGAEQAQKLVQALEGIPCYLKVGMQLFYAAGPDFIRELKSKGYSVFLDVKMHDIPNTVRGGAESITRLGVDMFNVHAAGGTSMMRAAREGAEAALAADPSLRRPEIIAVTQLTSTSQETMNTEIGIQGSVEAAVVRYAGLAREAGLDGVVASPLEVPAIRAACGSDFHTVTPGIRPAGSGLGDQTRVLTPGEAIARGSHYIVVGRPITGAPHPREAAETILKEMLNA
- the carB gene encoding carbamoyl-phosphate synthase large subunit, producing MPINKDLKKILVIGSGPIVIGQAAEFDYAGTQACQALKEEGVEVVLINSNPATIMTDTNMADKVYIEPITLDFVTQIIRQERPDGLLPTLGGQTGLNMAVELARAGVLERENVKLLGTQLTSIEKAEDRDLFRDLMRELEQPVPESVIVTTLEESLDFANEIGYPIIVRPAYTLGGTGGGICANEEELRETVVAGIRYSPIGQCLVEKSIAGMKEVEYEVMRDKNDNCIVVCNMENFDPVGVHTGDSIVVAPSQTLSDREYQMLRSASLKIIRALNIEGGCNVQFALDPHSFQYYVIEVNPRVSRSSALASKATGYPIAKMAAKIAMGYTLDEIVNPVTGQTYACFEPTLDYIVCKIPRWPFDKFISANRKLGTQMKATGEVMAIGRTFEESIHKAVRSLEIGVHRLYLKDAETLDEETLNERLVKADDERIFLLAEAFRRGYTLQQLQDLTKIDWWFLDKLEGLIRFEDRIREESELSSETLYQAKRLGFTDRAIAELRAEGQPGGTLTKEAEVRARREEENLRPVYKMVDTCAAEFEATTPYYYSTYETENEVIPSDKKKVVVLGSGPIRIGQGIEFDYSTVHAVWALQKAGYEAVIINNNPETVSTDFNTSDRLYFEPLFFEDVMNVIEQEQPVGVIVQFGGQTAINLAAPLRAAGVTILGTDLENIDEAEDRKKFEHLLSRLEIAQPKGKTVISVDDAVETAQSLGYPVLVRPSYVLGGRAMEIVYSDAELLTYMEQAVKINPEHPVLIDRYMMGKEVEVDAICDGETVLIPGIMEHIERAGVHSGDSIAVYPPQHLSQDLKEKIVEITIKIAKELKTIGLVNIQFVIHEGQVYIIEVNPRSSRTVPFLSKVTNIPMANLATQAILGVKLKDLGYVDGLWPESDHVSVKVPVFSFAKLRRVEPTLGPEMKSTGEVMGRDPNYAKALFKGLIGAGMKIPATGAIVVTVADKDKEEAVPLLEGFYRLGYKIMATGGTAAALEAANIPVTTVNKLSEGSPNILDMIRSGEANFVFNTLTKGKTPQRDGFRIRREAVENGIVCMTSLDTIRALLIMLQTINFSSEAMPALVK
- the pyrR gene encoding bifunctional pyr operon transcriptional regulator/uracil phosphoribosyltransferase PyrR, with the protein product MSTETHVIMDETAIRRALTRIAHEILEKNKGIEGCVLIGIRTRGVYLAERIAAKIEEIEGTPIPWGELDVTPYRDDRLDENKANRKELLTMTPESLSIHNKKVILFDDVLYTGRTIRAAMDALMDCGRPQNIQLAVLADRGHRELPIRPDFIGKNVPTSKSEEIEVALMETDGQDEVKIIQNRGEQA